AGTAGCCTCCCTACAAACCCATATTACTACATACAACCCCCTGTGCATTTCCAACCAGTAAATAATTCATGAAGTGGATCCACTTTTGACAGTCACTGGCATCCGGGTCACGGCGAACCCTTCTGACATCACCTCTACACCGACGAGGATGCAGATGATAGTTCAATAACTAGTGATTGTATGAACCAGAAAAGTGGCCGAATTTACGAGAGTAAATATCAAGAGGGGTAACAAATCCCTTCATCCATGCTGGTGGACGTCTGCGGCTTCAAGAGTCATACTGAGACAGCTCAGGGTTGAGGGACTACAGTTGATGGAGGACTCAGACTCTGCAGGTTTTCACTCTTTCATATGACTGGTCTATCAAAGCGTGGAATCCGATGCCTCTTCCGAAACGGAATGAAGATCTGGCCCCTTCTTGCTTTGGGAGCATACATattatctctgtgtgtgaaggACACTAAATGCTTCTCTTCTGCTCATCTGTATTTttggatcagagtatttcaccACGTAGGAACGttcctttttgaaaagaaggacgacagaagaacaaaaagaaaagccatCCGCTGTCGAAAGCTTTGAGCTGGAGCGTCTGCATTTGTAGTCCCTTCGAGCAACTCGTCGCCACTCTAATTTTCTCTCGACACAACACAGCAGTCACTCAGAGACTGAGTGGATACTCTCATGTGGACACAGTGCCAGGAGGTGGTGGGCTTACGCGAGCGCCCAACAGCAGCACAGAGTTGTACGAGGCGGCTAAGGGGAGAAACCTGGCTTTGAAAACGGTGCATGcattatcttttattttctcaaagcTGCAACAACTCCCGTCCCGTCTTTCACTCTCTGCCAGAACATTAATGATCCAAAAAAAAGCGGTTGTTTTATTCGGTGTGATTGTGTAAAAACAGAAGCATCTGCAGAGGCTTCCACAGGCTGACTGTGGCCATATTTGTGACTCTATAGACACCGGgtgggtgaggaagaggaaagaaaaggatatTACTTTATATCATCATTATAGACAGAAAGCAATGAGCATCCTAAAGCAGACTGCCAACTACAGAAGGGAAAAATACAGTAACACGCTGCAGTGTGCGCACTCAGAGGGGGAATTTCAATAGAGCTTATATGGATTTAGCTCACTGCCTCGCTCATTGACTCTCTGCTTCATGCACATGAGGTTGTTTCTTTAGCTGGGACAAGGCAAAATCTTCtattttgagaaaaacacacaaaaatatgaaGGACCACCCGACGTCTGGTGAGACAATAAAAACGTTGAAATGGAATAGACAGCAGTTGGTAACCCGGGAGTGTGGTGGACTGGAACAGCAGTTAAACATCAGTTTcaaacacgtgcacacgcacaaacgcatcACACACGCAGGATAAGTTAATTAGACTGGATGGCTTTAGGGAATTGCCAACTAAATCACATCGGCTTTTTTCTCCAAGCTCACAATGTGAGTTAATTATGTAGAGAAACTGGTGATGGTAGAGTACACCTGCAGAAAGAACCACTCCAtcgcacacacacttcccagTCGGTGGCTCAGCAGAACAGCTGGCTTAACTTTGTCCAAAAACCTCCCAACACCACTAACTATTATGTCTGTATTCAGCTTGTGTAAAACACCTTCAAATAATTCACAGGCTAAATGTTACCCTCTATAATCCTGATTCTTCAGTTTTCAGAAACCTTGGTGGGCTTGACCCATGTTTATTGTCTTgtcgtgctaagctaacctcATATATTTCCGTAAACTTACATCAATCTTCTTCTTTGAACTACGTTTATGTATTGGGTTGGACTTTTGCTCCCTGGTCAGCTGCAGGCCGCCACCACGTGCAGTTTGATCACCatcctcatctctctcctccgtGCTGCACCACGCCTTCGCCTCGAAGAAGCTTCGAGTCCACGCTCTTTGATTTcccgggggggggcttctgggaTTAGCTAAATTACTCTGCAGTTAGTTTTTAAATCACACAATGCCTCCCAAAAATAGTATCCTCTCAGCTAATGCCTAATCGTTGCACTCGAGCAGTGACGGCTTAGCCAAGTCTGCGAGACAGGAGTCAGCCTGGTCATTGCTGTGACTCATTTGTTGGATGTTAGTGGCCATCAtcatctgaaaatgaaaaatgactgGAATAGGACAGTTGTAACGATAATCCCATCACTATCTCCAAACCAATTTCTTCGCCAGCTCATCGGCTCATGAGTACTGGGAGAGATCCCGGGCCACAAAGTTTCTTTAAAGCACCACAGCTTGGTAGAAAATCACTCATTCTAGCTCAGGAATAATTAGTCCTAATCTTGGGGCGTTTCCAACGGAGATTTAATGAACGAGGCCAATTCATCTTTGTCGCGGACAATCTGTTAATTATATTAAATCTTGTGATTAGATTTTCCTCAGTTGTCTCCTTTGTAATCATCAAGCAGCAACCAGACTTCATCATTACAGGCAGTTACACCAGTGGACCACTAGAGGGAACTAGACACTGTGAAACGCTACTGGCAGCTGAGGTGAGCAGATGGCTTCTAGGACAAACATTAAAGTCCATTTGCAAATGTATtgacaatttttatttttgttgaaacGCACCTGCCAGGCTTGTGATCTGAAACTAGGAGGACAAAACAACTGAACACAActtcccagaggaggaggagacatctTATGATCAGCACATGTGCTAATGGATGCTATATTTGGCATGGAGTAGCTTTCCTGTGAAGACTTTCCAAGTAATATACTGGATTGATTGTCTAAAGAAAACATGTCTGACGAATTATTAAGCAGAGCGGGGTAGTTAGGAGACTCTTTGAACAATTTCTGCAGGGCATTTATTGAGAATCTTTTGTCTACGAAGGCACTAAAGAACTGGCCCTCGACAGTTTTCAGGTTCTATTCCAGACGTTGGACAAAAGCTGCTTGCTGTACTTCTGTAAATAAAATGGGATATTTGGCATCGCTGAAACACATATTCAAAAGCATGTGTTTTTCCCCACATGTAGGTGTAATGCAGTTCATCTTTACTACCATATCTTTGACACAAAAAAGAATACTAGTTTGTTGCATAAGCTGCCATAGTTTTACCACAGCAGCTCTTTTATTAGCAAAATCATGGAGATTAGTCCACTAATGTGCCCATCCAATGGAAAcagagggttgggggggtccaggggcggggggggatatGTAACTTGAAACCATCACACATCACGATCATCAGCAGTGCACCTAGACATGACGGTCTGTCTGTGCACTGAACACGGATCTACACGTGGTCCTACCATTTGCTACAAGGCCGCCATTGGCATCCTCTTTTCAAAGCTTCTCTTTGCTTCTGGACTCAATAAAGGAATGTTACAGTTTGTCGAGGCGCACCAACACCGCGCACTCGTTAATTTACAGAGTAGCTTCTTTTTGGTTGCttagaaaaataaaactttgaAAGAGGATGACAAGTAGAGGAATAAAGTCCCTTTGTTTTTCCATTGTGCACACGTTCTCTCGCTCTCTAACACAcgcaatctcacacacacaatcactcgCGCCGGCTTTTGGCCTAAAATCGAATCGAAGCTCCAACTTTCATGCAAATCTCACATCCGAAAAGTTTTCCCACACGCCTCTCACAGTATGTCAGAGTGAATTGGTCTACAGAGTGACTTGGTCTTGTTTGGTTTGTCTAaggacgcaaaaaaaaaaaaaaaattatatatatctatgatGCCACAACGACAGCATCCGAAAGAAACAGTTCATATGGAGAGGGGCGGCTCGGGAGAGAGTTCAATGGTAACATTTACATAAACCTAACATCTAACTCaacaaaaagaacacacactgCAACTAAAGCATGCAAGGCACAAAGACCTACAAACGAACGTGTTCattcatggaaaaaaataaaataagtcaaggcccccccccctttatatAAAATAAGGacaataaaaaggtaaaacaagcacattttaaaaactgtgaAAAATACCCATCCATAGATAGTTgtacaaatatattttacacaaaatGTTTTCTACACACCGTCTTTAAAACTTTTAGAGATGAACATAAGTTAATAAGAGGTTAAAAGTGACATTCTCAGCAGGGTCCACGAGGTTCCCTCCAGTCCGAGTCCCCTTGAATAAAGCCACTCGGCATGCCGGCGACCAGGCCGCCTGGACAAAAAGAGGGAGACAAAAGACACCGCGATGAGAGGAGGACAACGCGACAGAACACGCCGCACTATTTGCCCGGCCCAGAAGCGGCAGGCGGTACCTTTAGAAAAGGCCACAGTCCTTCAGGTTGTTCTTGATGATGACGTCGGTGACGGcatcaaacacaaactgcaCGTTCTTGGTGTCGGTGGCGCAGGTGAAGTGGGTGTAGATCTCCTTGGTGTCCTTTCTCTTGTTCAGGTCCTCAAACTGGCACTGGATGTAAGCTGCTGCCTCCTCGTAGGTGTTGGAGCCTgaaggaggacgaagaggacacAATGAGAAACAGAGCAGAACAGAGTTTAATCAAATGTAATTAGAGacattctctctttctctttgtaacGGACATACAAAATCAGAAAAGTATCACTCGGTATTAACTGAAAAGGGTTTAGTATACTTGGATAAAAAAACTTTAAACTataacaacaacaccaccactaTTACCGTAATAATATGAACATAATGTAATTGCCAATGGAATTAAATGTACAGCTGTGGTTTTGGATGCCCTTAGATTGTCCAGGTGCACCCAGTAAGGGAAAtagtgactttttttaaatagcttgaCTGCAGCATGTATTTAGCAAATGGCAGATCAACCTACATGACACAGCTACATTGATACTGTGCTCGTTTCATCGGACGATGGTGGGATTTGTTGTTGTACTGGGAATAAGAGGAAGGGGATGCgtttttggtttttgctgcATAAAAAAAGCGACTTGTACGATGAAAGGGAATCACGTGGGGGTCTGCTGGTTGTGGGCCGTTAACCTCGTAGCTAAACAACCAACGTTTATATTGAGCGTGGAGACCTTGTTTCGAACCTCAAATGCAGACATGTTTTGTCGGgttttagatttttaaaaacacatctgtGAGGAGTGTGAATAAATCCAACAAAGATACATTGTTAACAACATGACGCAGCCCACACGGTtcaagagcagaggggagaataAAGACACATCTTTGTGtcagcagcagcctgcagctCCCTAAAGTGGCAACAACGGGCCGACTAAAAGCACAGAACACCAAAGCAACGTGCTGTTATGATTATGTAGCATTCTACATAATCGTATTTGGATTGCATAGCCATGTATAAAAAGCATATCATACCACATTAGCCCTTTACCTATAAAACCGTAAATACATTGTGTTTCATTGCTAAACCCTTAGAAGCTGTTGAATTTATGTGACCGAACAAAACGTTGTGAAGCTGCAGACAATCTTACTAATAAATACCAGATATACTTACTGGACTAAATGGTTCATGTGCAACACTAAGCATACAAAGTACAGTATTTGCATGTCAAACACAAATGATCTTCATGGAGCGTTTCTGTTCTGTATGTGGGTCTCTGGCTCGCTCACCTGCATATTCTGGGTAGCAGATTGTGAGAGGGCTCTTTTTGATCTTTTCCTCAAACAGGTCTTTCTtgttgaggaagaggatgatggaGGTGTCCGTGAACCACTTGTTGTTGCAGATGGAGTCGAACAGCTTCATGCTCTCGTGCATTCGATtctaaaggggagagagagaggacacggCGGTAACCAACCGGAGAGTTCTGAACAAACGGCATGAATGACTGTGGCTGCGTGGGCGGGTCTAACCATCTCCTCGTCCTCAGCCAGCACCAGGTCGTAGTCACTCAGAGCCACACAGAAGATGATGGCGGTGACTCCCTCAAAACAGTGAatccacttcttcctctctgATCGCTGTCCGCCCACATCAAACATTCTGCAGAAAGACCACAGACATGAATAATTTGCCACACAATCAAATGCCCGCTCGTATCAATGAACGGATCGATTGGGAGTCATGATTCAGCTCAGCGACTGGAGCAAATGTGGTGGTCGTACTGACTTGAAGTGCAGGTCCTTGAAAGTGAAGTGCGTTTCCACAATGCCAGTGGTTTTGACTCTGGTCCTCAGCACATCCTGTTGGGTGGGCACATAAGCACCGTGGGATATCCTGTCCAAGTCATTCAGGTAGCTTTGGGAGGGGAGAAGACACACAGGAAGAAGTTATACAAAAACGTTTGCAGACTGAGAGCGGAGAGCGCCGCTCCGTACGCTCCCACGCGGGTCACCGCGTGCGCGTCAACTCACTATGCAGCGGAGTCGTTGAGCTGATACTCGCGGGAGCGGCCGAAGCAGGCCTGAACGCCTCCGTCCTTCCACAGCCGCTGGATGACCCCGGCCAGCTCGCCGGTCATGAAGCCCTCTTCTGCCGAACCGGCCAGGACGAACAGCTGGCGCGCATCATCCTAACGAAAGAAAGACCCGCACCCCCAATCAGTCACGGCCAACGATTTTGTCACATAAAAAGGAGAGTTAACTTTGCCAAAAGACGAATTACATTAGATTCCGAACGAAACTGAATTAAATCAGGTTGGTGAAAGCACAGTAAAAGCTCGCACTAAGTGAGGACTTAAAAAGGTGACAAATCAGGTTTGAAAAGCAACACGGCATCTTCAGCAGGTCAGGTGCCAGGAAATAATGATCTGCTAAAGCATGAAAGCAACAAGGAAAAGCTTTGTCAGGGCAAGCATGACTCAGCCACTTGTTATTACAGGGAACtgatttacaaaaaagaaataaaactttcgcaaaaacaagaaatgaaaaTGACCCAGAATGATGCCGTTTTTAGT
The DNA window shown above is from Gasterosteus aculeatus chromosome X, fGasAcu3.hap1.1, whole genome shotgun sequence and carries:
- the LOC120809876 gene encoding guanine nucleotide-binding protein G(i) subunit alpha-1, with the translated sequence MGCTLSTDDKAAQERSKMIDKNLRDDGEKAAREVKLLLLGAGESGKSTIVKQMKIIHEAGYSEEECKQYKAVVYSNTIQSIIAIIRAMGRLKIDFADPARADDARQLFVLAGSAEEGFMTGELAGVIQRLWKDGGVQACFGRSREYQLNDSAAYYLNDLDRISHGAYVPTQQDVLRTRVKTTGIVETHFTFKDLHFKMFDVGGQRSERKKWIHCFEGVTAIIFCVALSDYDLVLAEDEEMNRMHESMKLFDSICNNKWFTDTSIILFLNKKDLFEEKIKKSPLTICYPEYAGSNTYEEAAAYIQCQFEDLNKRKDTKEIYTHFTCATDTKNVQFVFDAVTDVIIKNNLKDCGLF